In Kitasatospora gansuensis, a genomic segment contains:
- a CDS encoding DUF4192 domain-containing protein, which yields MNGNEEHLIQSVTGPLSGQVPLQMRGPADMAEMLPYLLGFFPDDSVVAVGLQGPMLQQGGVIRLDIPTDPAEWPSVAVDTARLLVTLSGQRDRPPEQVLLYLCRDAAEPTAGACGSGDGDGGDGPADGPGVLAGLRPLAEQLAQAFRAAGVLVKESLLVSDGRWWSFLCGGESCCDPAGVPIRSVRLPSPIAAAAAFAGVAPRGSRKAIAAGLVPIGPPEDAPVREAIERAGPQLIHELSGPGGRTATLERTATLLAEVLADFGTGARELDRVRAARLLVGLQDKLARDRAAEYAEPDELIPAQRLWRYLARQCVPPFEHYAAPPLTLLAWTSWLAGDTATARVVLARVLDLDQGYTLAQLLYESLNGGLHPSELHDRVRQERRAREQLAGLRPADVVVPPDTSEPPATPSPPAPPAVPTPRQQHPAPPDGAAARAGSTGPVGPVGQPDRSGQPDRPRVPRQAGDPGRSGQPSSSRQSRRKARRSGRGAGGGGPAFDLPEEAGPLTVRAARRAHRPHRAHRARRAR from the coding sequence ATGAACGGCAACGAGGAACACCTGATCCAGTCCGTCACCGGCCCGCTCTCCGGGCAGGTCCCGCTCCAGATGCGCGGCCCGGCCGACATGGCCGAGATGCTGCCCTACCTGCTCGGCTTCTTCCCCGACGACAGCGTTGTCGCGGTTGGCCTGCAGGGGCCGATGCTCCAGCAGGGCGGGGTCATCCGGCTCGACATCCCCACCGACCCGGCCGAGTGGCCGTCGGTCGCGGTCGACACCGCCCGGCTGCTCGTCACACTCTCCGGGCAGCGGGACAGGCCGCCCGAGCAGGTCCTGCTCTACCTCTGCCGGGACGCGGCGGAGCCGACCGCCGGCGCCTGCGGGAGCGGGGACGGGGACGGGGGCGACGGGCCGGCCGACGGCCCCGGGGTGCTGGCCGGGCTCAGGCCGCTGGCGGAGCAGCTGGCCCAGGCGTTCCGGGCCGCCGGGGTGCTGGTGAAGGAGTCCCTGCTGGTCTCGGACGGGCGCTGGTGGTCCTTCCTGTGCGGCGGCGAGAGCTGCTGCGACCCGGCCGGAGTGCCGATCCGCTCGGTCCGGCTGCCCAGCCCGATCGCCGCGGCCGCCGCCTTCGCCGGGGTGGCGCCGCGAGGCAGCCGGAAGGCGATCGCCGCCGGGCTGGTCCCGATCGGTCCGCCGGAGGACGCGCCGGTCCGGGAGGCGATCGAGCGAGCCGGGCCGCAGCTGATCCACGAGCTCTCCGGCCCCGGCGGGCGGACCGCCACGCTGGAGCGGACGGCCACGCTGCTCGCCGAGGTGCTGGCCGATTTCGGCACCGGGGCCCGCGAGCTCGACCGGGTCCGCGCCGCCCGCCTGCTGGTCGGTCTGCAGGACAAGCTGGCCCGCGACCGCGCGGCCGAGTACGCCGAGCCGGACGAGCTCATCCCGGCCCAGCGGCTCTGGCGCTACCTCGCCCGGCAGTGCGTCCCGCCCTTCGAGCACTACGCGGCACCCCCGCTGACCTTGCTGGCCTGGACGTCCTGGCTGGCGGGCGACACCGCGACGGCCCGGGTGGTGCTGGCCCGGGTGCTCGATCTGGACCAGGGGTACACGCTGGCCCAGCTGCTGTACGAGTCGCTCAACGGCGGCCTGCACCCGAGCGAACTGCACGACCGGGTCCGCCAGGAGCGCCGGGCTCGCGAGCAGCTGGCGGGCCTCCGGCCGGCGGACGTGGTGGTGCCACCGGACACCTCGGAGCCGCCGGCCACGCCGTCCCCGCCCGCGCCCCCGGCCGTACCGACGCCGCGGCAGCAGCATCCGGCGCCGCCGGACGGTGCAGCCGCCCGGGCTGGGTCGACCGGGCCGGTCGGTCCGGTCGGGCAGCCGGATCGCTCCGGTCAGCCCGACCGACCGCGGGTGCCCCGCCAGGCCGGTGACCCGGGCCGCTCCGGCCAGCCGTCCTCGTCCCGGCAGAGCCGCCGGAAGGCCCGCCGATCCGGTCGGGGTGCGGGCGGTGGCGGCCCGGCCTTCGACCTCCCGGAGGAGGCGGGCCCGCTCACCGTCCGCGCGGCCAGGCGGGCCCACCGTCCGCACCGCGCCCACCGGGCCCGGCGAGCCAGATGA
- a CDS encoding DEAD/DEAH box helicase, which translates to MTQPLQHPAAPTPDRAAVRAQAEAVLRELAGPAAVLREDQWLAIEALVIDHRRALVVQRTGWGKSAVYFISTSLLRARGAGPTVIVSPLLALMRNQVDSAAKAGIHARTINSANPEEWEEIQAEVAAGRVDVLLVSPERLNNPDFRDQVLPKLAASTGLLVVDEAHCISDWGHDFRPDYRRLRTMLAELSPGVPVLATTATANARVTADVADQLGTGSGDRSEGDALVLRGPLDRESLSLSVLQLPDPAQRLAWLADHLAELPGSGIVYTLTVAAADEVTAFLRERGYPVASYSGRTEDAERRTAEADLLANRVKALVATSALGMGFDKPDLGFVVHLGSPGSPIAYYQQVGRAGRGVDRAEVLLLPGREDEAIWRYFASLGFPAEEQVRRTLAALAEAGRPLSTAALEPRVDLRRARLETMLKVLDVDGAVRRVRGGWTATGQPWAYDAARYAKVAESREAEQRAMREYAATTGCRMEFLRRQLDDEQAAPCGRCDNCAGTRPTAEISAEADSAARAALGRPGVSFEPRRLWPTGMEAIGVPLKGRIPAGEQAETGRALGRLSDIGWGTRLRTLLADDAPDTPVPAEVLDAMVTVLADWARGPGGWAGPEDADGKRAARPVGVVTMASARRPQLVGSLGARLAEVGRLPLLGRLEYVGGQPPRGARSNSAQRLHSLAGALLVPPALQEAIAAAPGPVLLVDDLVDSGWTVTVAARLLRQAGAGPVLPLTLAVQA; encoded by the coding sequence ATGACCCAGCCGCTGCAGCACCCCGCCGCCCCCACTCCCGACCGCGCCGCCGTCCGGGCGCAGGCCGAGGCCGTGCTCCGTGAGCTGGCCGGCCCGGCCGCCGTCCTGCGGGAGGATCAGTGGCTGGCCATCGAGGCCCTGGTGATCGACCACCGCCGGGCCCTGGTGGTGCAGCGCACGGGGTGGGGCAAGTCCGCCGTCTACTTCATCTCCACCTCGCTGCTCCGGGCCCGGGGCGCGGGCCCCACGGTGATCGTCTCCCCGCTGCTCGCCCTGATGCGCAATCAGGTGGACTCCGCCGCCAAGGCGGGCATCCACGCCCGCACCATCAACTCGGCCAACCCCGAGGAGTGGGAGGAGATCCAGGCCGAGGTGGCGGCCGGCCGGGTGGACGTGCTGCTGGTCAGCCCGGAGCGGCTGAACAACCCCGACTTCCGCGACCAGGTGCTGCCCAAGCTGGCCGCCTCCACCGGCCTGCTGGTGGTCGACGAGGCGCACTGCATCTCCGACTGGGGCCACGACTTCCGCCCCGACTACCGCCGTCTGCGCACCATGCTGGCCGAGCTCTCCCCCGGCGTCCCGGTGCTGGCCACCACCGCGACCGCCAACGCCCGGGTCACCGCCGACGTCGCCGACCAGCTGGGCACCGGCTCGGGCGACCGCTCGGAGGGCGACGCACTGGTCCTGCGCGGCCCGCTGGACCGCGAGAGCCTGAGCCTCAGCGTGCTCCAACTGCCCGACCCGGCGCAGCGGCTGGCCTGGCTGGCCGACCACCTCGCCGAGCTGCCCGGCTCCGGCATCGTCTACACCCTCACGGTGGCCGCGGCCGACGAGGTGACCGCCTTCCTCCGCGAGCGCGGCTACCCGGTCGCCTCCTACTCGGGCCGCACCGAGGACGCCGAGCGCCGCACCGCCGAGGCCGACCTGCTGGCGAATCGGGTGAAGGCCCTGGTCGCCACCTCCGCGCTCGGCATGGGCTTCGACAAGCCCGACCTCGGTTTCGTGGTGCACCTCGGCTCGCCCGGCTCCCCGATCGCGTACTACCAGCAGGTCGGCCGCGCGGGCCGTGGGGTGGACCGGGCGGAGGTGCTGCTGCTGCCCGGCCGCGAGGACGAGGCGATCTGGCGGTACTTCGCCTCGCTCGGCTTCCCCGCCGAGGAGCAGGTCAGGCGGACTCTCGCGGCCCTCGCCGAGGCCGGCCGACCGCTCTCCACCGCCGCGCTGGAGCCGCGGGTCGACCTCCGCCGGGCCCGGCTGGAGACCATGCTCAAGGTGCTCGACGTGGACGGCGCGGTCCGCCGGGTGCGCGGCGGCTGGACGGCGACGGGGCAGCCCTGGGCGTACGACGCGGCGCGCTACGCCAAGGTGGCCGAGTCCCGGGAGGCGGAGCAGCGGGCGATGCGCGAGTACGCCGCCACCACCGGCTGCCGGATGGAGTTCCTCCGCCGCCAGCTGGACGACGAGCAGGCCGCCCCGTGCGGGCGGTGCGACAACTGCGCCGGCACCCGGCCGACCGCCGAGATCTCGGCGGAGGCCGACTCGGCGGCCCGGGCCGCACTCGGCCGACCCGGCGTCAGTTTCGAGCCGCGGCGGCTCTGGCCGACCGGCATGGAGGCGATCGGCGTCCCGCTCAAGGGCCGGATCCCTGCGGGCGAGCAGGCCGAGACCGGCCGGGCGCTCGGGCGGCTCTCCGACATCGGCTGGGGCACCCGGCTGCGTACCCTGCTCGCCGACGACGCGCCGGACACCCCGGTCCCGGCCGAGGTGCTGGACGCGATGGTCACCGTGCTGGCCGACTGGGCGCGCGGCCCGGGCGGCTGGGCCGGTCCGGAGGACGCCGACGGCAAGCGGGCGGCCCGCCCGGTCGGTGTGGTGACGATGGCCTCGGCCCGCCGCCCGCAGCTGGTCGGCAGCCTCGGCGCCCGGCTCGCCGAGGTCGGCAGGCTCCCGCTGCTCGGCCGGCTGGAGTACGTGGGCGGCCAGCCCCCGCGCGGTGCCCGGAGCAACAGCGCCCAGCGGCTGCACTCGCTGGCCGGCGCCCTGCTGGTGCCACCCGCGCTGCAGGAGGCGATCGCGGCCGCGCCCGGCCCGGTCCTGCTGGTCGACGACCTGGTCGACTCGGGCTGGACGGTCACGGTGGCGGCCCGGCTGCTCCGCCAAGCCGGCGCCGGTCCGGTGCTCCCGCTCACCCTCGCCGTCCAGGCCTGA
- a CDS encoding amylo-alpha-1,6-glucosidase, whose product MAVSGPDGQLRGHGLHGFYRAGVRTLARMEVRLGGMEPMPLQGTLTSAAEARFVGAVRLPGDPDPDPTLTVERLRHANGVETVTVRNTGSRPARIPLEIALGTDLGPLAEIAVGQRSADLPGQVQSAGLRWAGPQHSATVTSRPSPHAVLAGAGVLRWDLEVQPGARWSVELSTALESATPVGVRPPTGRGAGVPLPWSEPEVRCDDSRVRLLVPRSLDALGGLLVADADRPTDLYPVSGAPWRLGLTAADALWAARLVLPLGTRLAAGTLRALARRQPTAGPQSGVIPGVLRHAGPELPPSCTATEATLLFVTLLAEAWRWGLPRQEVADLLPAAERALAALRANVTDDRPTVTGADDRPTPDGPEGQVGFVTDLGRSAEERAARPVPARCEVQAQAHRAALHGAELLEAFGRPGAQEWRDWAAGLRDRFRDQFWIDDLSGGRPAAALVAPGRPLPAVASSFVHLLDLGLAGAGAQHEGLLDREQTRILAQRLVAPEFDCGWGLRTLSAKSPRFNPLGHRSGASRVHETVLAITGLAEAGFEREARVLLDGLLDAATHFEGRLPEMYAGEQRVTGCPPVPHPAACRPAALSSAAVVHLVTALAGVRPDVPAGRVTVRPASTAPLGELELGGLRVAGEPFSVRVSRIGVAVVEEASPELQLGAR is encoded by the coding sequence ATGGCCGTCTCCGGGCCGGACGGCCAGTTGCGTGGCCACGGCCTGCACGGCTTCTACCGCGCGGGCGTCCGCACCTTGGCCAGGATGGAGGTCCGGCTCGGCGGGATGGAGCCGATGCCCCTTCAGGGCACCCTCACCTCGGCGGCCGAGGCCCGCTTCGTCGGTGCCGTCCGGCTGCCCGGCGATCCCGATCCGGACCCGACCCTGACGGTCGAACGGCTCCGCCACGCCAACGGCGTGGAGACCGTGACGGTACGGAACACCGGCAGCCGTCCGGCCCGCATACCGCTGGAGATCGCGCTCGGTACGGACCTCGGCCCGCTGGCCGAGATCGCCGTCGGCCAGCGGTCGGCGGATCTCCCGGGGCAGGTCCAGTCGGCCGGGCTGCGCTGGGCGGGTCCGCAGCACAGCGCCACCGTCACCTCCCGGCCCTCGCCGCACGCCGTGCTGGCCGGTGCCGGTGTCCTGCGCTGGGACTTGGAGGTGCAGCCCGGGGCCCGCTGGTCGGTCGAGCTGAGCACCGCGCTGGAGAGCGCCACCCCGGTCGGCGTCCGTCCGCCGACCGGCCGTGGCGCGGGGGTGCCGCTGCCCTGGTCCGAGCCCGAGGTCAGGTGCGACGACTCCCGGGTACGGCTGCTGGTGCCGCGTTCGCTGGATGCGCTCGGCGGCCTGCTGGTCGCCGACGCGGACCGGCCGACCGACCTCTACCCGGTCTCCGGCGCGCCCTGGCGGCTCGGTCTGACCGCCGCCGACGCCCTCTGGGCGGCCCGGCTCGTCCTGCCGCTCGGCACCCGCCTGGCGGCCGGCACGCTCCGTGCGCTGGCGCGCCGGCAGCCGACCGCAGGCCCGCAGTCCGGGGTGATCCCCGGGGTGCTGCGGCACGCCGGTCCCGAGTTGCCGCCGTCCTGCACGGCCACCGAGGCGACCCTGCTGTTCGTCACCCTGCTGGCGGAGGCCTGGCGTTGGGGCCTGCCGCGCCAGGAGGTCGCCGACCTGCTGCCCGCCGCCGAGCGGGCACTCGCCGCCCTGCGCGCCAACGTCACCGACGACCGGCCGACCGTCACTGGCGCCGACGACCGCCCGACGCCCGACGGCCCCGAGGGGCAGGTCGGCTTCGTCACCGACCTCGGCCGGTCCGCCGAGGAGCGGGCCGCCCGCCCGGTGCCGGCCCGCTGCGAGGTGCAAGCCCAGGCCCACCGGGCCGCGCTGCACGGGGCGGAGCTGCTGGAGGCGTTCGGCCGCCCCGGCGCCCAGGAGTGGCGGGACTGGGCCGCCGGTCTGCGGGATCGGTTCCGCGACCAGTTCTGGATCGACGACCTGTCAGGTGGCCGCCCCGCCGCCGCACTTGTGGCCCCGGGCCGTCCGCTGCCCGCCGTGGCCTCGTCCTTCGTGCACCTGCTGGATCTCGGCCTGGCCGGCGCCGGGGCCCAGCACGAGGGCCTGCTCGACCGGGAGCAGACCAGGATCCTGGCGCAGCGTCTGGTGGCCCCGGAGTTCGACTGCGGCTGGGGCCTGCGGACGCTCAGCGCCAAGTCGCCCCGGTTCAACCCGCTCGGCCACCGCAGCGGCGCCAGCCGGGTGCACGAGACGGTGCTCGCCATCACTGGCCTGGCCGAGGCCGGGTTCGAACGGGAGGCCCGGGTCCTGCTGGACGGCCTGTTGGACGCTGCCACCCACTTCGAGGGCCGGCTGCCCGAGATGTACGCGGGGGAGCAGCGGGTGACGGGGTGTCCGCCGGTGCCGCATCCCGCGGCCTGCCGTCCGGCGGCGCTCTCCTCGGCCGCCGTGGTCCACCTGGTGACGGCCCTGGCGGGCGTCCGGCCCGATGTCCCGGCGGGCCGGGTCACCGTCCGCCCGGCCAGCACCGCACCGCTGGGGGAGCTGGAGCTCGGCGGCCTCCGGGTGGCGGGCGAGCCGTTCTCGGTCCGGGTCAGCCGGATCGGGGTGGCCGTCGTGGAGGAGGCGTCACCGGAGCTCCAGCTCGGCGCGCGCTGA
- a CDS encoding alpha/beta fold hydrolase translates to MSTASRLPGIVTTDHVFHLPLDHRSPEGEQIEVYAREVVASGREGDDLPWLLFLQGGPGGKSNRPVGRDGWLVRALDDYRVLLLDQRGTGRSTPATRQTLARRGGPEQQADYLAHFRADSIVRDAELIRRRLLGDTGRWSLLGQSFGGFCTLSYLSIAPEGVREAFVTGGLPGLRSSAEDVYRAAYPRVARKNAGHYARYPDDVTAVQRIAAHLLEQPAELPGGGLLTVQAFQGLGMLLGTGSGSHVLHYLLEEAWVEGVAGPELSDTFLAGVQAQLSFAQGPLYAVLHESIYGQRSVDPAGTEWAAERVRKEFPEFDAEAAVREGRAVLLTGEMIYPALFDSDPALRSLRETARLLAERTDWPDLYSPERLATNQVPVVAAVYHDDMYVDTADSLATADAVRNVRVWVTNEWEHDGLRVSGGVVLDRLIRMARGEI, encoded by the coding sequence ATGTCCACCGCCAGCCGGCTGCCCGGGATTGTCACCACCGACCACGTCTTCCACCTGCCGCTCGACCACCGGAGTCCGGAGGGCGAGCAGATCGAGGTGTACGCCCGGGAGGTGGTCGCCTCCGGCCGGGAGGGCGACGACCTGCCCTGGCTGCTCTTCCTGCAGGGCGGGCCCGGGGGCAAGTCGAACCGCCCGGTCGGCCGGGACGGCTGGCTGGTCCGGGCCCTGGACGACTACCGGGTGCTGCTGCTCGACCAGCGCGGCACCGGCCGGTCCACCCCTGCCACCCGGCAGACCCTGGCCCGTCGGGGCGGCCCCGAGCAGCAGGCCGACTACCTGGCGCACTTCCGGGCCGACTCGATCGTCCGGGACGCGGAGCTGATCCGCCGTCGGCTGCTCGGGGACACCGGCCGCTGGAGCCTGCTCGGCCAGAGCTTCGGCGGCTTCTGCACCCTGAGCTACCTCTCGATCGCCCCGGAGGGCGTGCGGGAGGCCTTCGTGACCGGTGGCCTGCCGGGCCTGCGCAGCTCGGCCGAGGACGTCTACCGGGCCGCCTACCCCCGGGTGGCCCGGAAGAACGCGGGGCACTACGCCCGCTACCCGGACGATGTGACGGCGGTTCAGCGGATCGCCGCGCACCTGCTGGAGCAGCCCGCCGAACTGCCGGGCGGCGGCCTGCTCACCGTGCAGGCGTTCCAGGGGCTCGGCATGCTGCTCGGCACCGGGAGCGGCTCGCACGTCCTGCACTACCTGCTGGAGGAGGCCTGGGTCGAGGGCGTCGCCGGGCCGGAGCTCTCCGACACCTTCCTGGCCGGGGTGCAGGCCCAACTCTCCTTCGCCCAGGGGCCGCTGTACGCGGTTCTGCACGAGTCCATCTACGGCCAGCGGTCGGTGGACCCGGCCGGGACCGAGTGGGCGGCGGAGCGCGTGCGCAAGGAGTTCCCCGAGTTCGACGCCGAAGCGGCGGTACGGGAGGGGCGCGCCGTGCTCCTCACCGGGGAGATGATCTACCCCGCCCTGTTCGACAGCGACCCCGCGCTGCGGTCGCTGCGGGAGACCGCCCGGCTGCTCGCGGAGCGGACCGACTGGCCGGACCTGTACTCCCCGGAGCGGCTGGCGACCAACCAAGTCCCGGTCGTGGCTGCGGTCTACCACGACGACATGTACGTGGACACCGCCGACTCGCTGGCCACCGCGGACGCCGTCCGGAACGTGCGGGTCTGGGTCACCAACGAGTGGGAGCACGACGGACTGCGGGTGAGCGGCGGCGTCGTCCTCGACCGGCTGATCCGGATGGCGCGCGGCGAGATCTGA